Proteins co-encoded in one Rhopalosiphum maidis isolate BTI-1 chromosome 2, ASM367621v3, whole genome shotgun sequence genomic window:
- the LOC113554331 gene encoding tetraspanin-9-like — protein sequence MSLSTFLNKFVVHLFNLFCFISGVGILWIAYFMDKKLYKWSEFIDSTLTTVPQILTAVGFILLVISVACTLGTPKNIKCRLTVLSLLLAIILIGEFVLGGVVYRMRNDMEQYALKQMKYTISAYNKTGHEASRQSWNVLQSDTECCGINGQKDWELVTRSGKLPASCCYAIQIDESCTYINSYTIGCFDKFKTNLQHNNRLIFWFAIGFAMLQILAAFLTFYSKCSIVHEGYEKI from the exons atgtctTTAAGCACGTTTTTGAACAAGTTCGTGGTACACTTATTCAATCTATTTTGTTTC ATATCAGGTGTTGGTATTTTGTGGATCGCGTACTTCATGGACAAAAAGTTATACAAATGGTCTGAGTTCATTGATTCGACACTGACCACAGTGCCTCAAATACTAACGGCTGTCGGTTTCATATTACTAGTCATTTCTGTTGCATGTACGCTCGGTACACCCAAAAACATCAAATGTCGATTAACTGTG ttatcttTGCTGCTCGCAATCATCTTAATTGGAGAATTCGTGTTGGGTGGTGTTGTATATCGTATGCGTAATGACATGGAACAATACGCATTGAAACAAATGAAATACACTATCAGCGCATACAATAAAACCGGACATGAAGCTTCTAGACAGTCCTGGAATGTACTACAATCTGAC ACCGAATGTTGTGGAATTAACGGACAGAAAGATTGGGAACTTGTTACTCGCAGCGGTAAACTGCCTGCGTCTTGTTGTTACGCCATCCAAATCGATGAATCTTGCACATACATCAATTCGTACACAATCGGCTGTTTTGATAAGTTCAAGACCAATCTTCAGCATAATaaccgattaatattttggtttgcAATAGGATTCGCTATGTTACAG ATACTTGCtgcatttttaacattttattctaaGTGTTC